The Capsicum annuum cultivar UCD-10X-F1 chromosome 3, UCD10Xv1.1, whole genome shotgun sequence genomic sequence CCCTAAAGAGTTCTTATCGAAGGGAGAAAATGCaaagttcaaaaagctatttgataaatttagtacCCTATCTATAAATATTCCTCTAGTTGAGGATTTGCAAGATATGCCGGGGTATGCTAAATATTTGAAGGATTTGACATCTAAGAAGCGGATTTTGGAagacaaaaaaatagaaataatgcATAATTGTAGTGACATCATATCAAGAACATTGGCAAAAAAGAAGAACGACCTcggtatttttataatttcatgcACCATCGAATATTTCAAGTTCGTGAAAGCATTATTTGACATTGTATCAAGCATAAACCTAATGCCATATGACAGATTCTACAAGCTCAAATTGGTAAAGCCGCAACCTACCATGATGAAATTTCTAATTGCTGACCATTCCATCAAGAAACCAATCGAAGATCTTTATGATGTTCTAGTCAAAGTTGATCAGTTAATCTTCCCAGCCTATATCATGATCTTGGATTGTGCAATGGATATAAAAGATCCTATAATTCTCGAGAGGCCATTCTTAGCTATCGAGAAGGCTTTGGTAGATGTAGAATCCGATGAGAtaaagttttggttgaataatgaAGATGTTTCTTTCAACATATTTAAATCCATGAAGTAACTGATGGACTTGCAAGTCATCTGGTAATTGATGTCTTTGATGGAGAGGTGACAAATCATGTTGATGTGAGCTTGTTGGATGATACTTTTGTAGAAGTGCTATGGAATTACGAAAGGGAAGAAATGGAAGAATTTGATGAGGTGGTTTCATCTTTAACGGGACTTGGATTCTATACTAACAACCCAGTAAAGTTGGACCTTGATCTTAAAAACTGTGagagcccacccacaaaaccatcTATTCTTGAGACATCAAAAATTAACCTAAAGCCTTTTCAACCCCATCTTAAATATGTGTACTTGGGGTATGGAGACACGTTACCATCTTCATTACAAGTGACCTTGAGCCCTCTCAAGTAGAAGCTTTGAAGTTGGTGGTGAAAAGGTTCATTCAAGCTATTGGATAGACAATTACAGACATTATACGGATAACTACCGATATTTGTTCCCACAGAATCAAGCTATAGCAAGATTGTGTACCAAGTGTGGAACATCAAAGGAGGCTAAATcaacctatgcaagaggtggtagaAAAAAAGATCATAAAATGGCTTGATACGGGAGTAAtctatcctaaataaaatagcaGTTGGGTTAGTCTGGTATAATGTGTCCTAAGAAAAGGGGGAATTATGATAGTTGAGaattaaaataacaatcttaTCCCCATCTGATCGGTAACTAGATGGAGAGTATGCATTGATTATCAGAAGTTGAACTCATGGACCAAAAAGACCATTTTCTGATGCTTTTTATAGACCAAATATTGGATAGGTTGGCCACGCGAGGATGGTATTTCTTCTTATATGGTTATTCTTGGTACAATCAAATTTACATCACCTCGGAGGACCAAGAGAAGATGAATTTTCCTTTCCCATATGGGACATTCACATACAAGAGAATTCCCTTTCCGTTATGCAATGCCCCGATAATATTTCAACATTGTATGTTgtcaatatttattgatatggtCGAAGACTCAATGGAGGtccatatggatgattttttggtggTAGGGAACTCCTTCAACTCATATCTTGAGCATCAAAGCAAGGTTCTTAAGAGAAGAATGGAAACCATCCTTATCGtaaattgggaaaaatgccatttcatggtcAAGGAGAGTATTGTCTTGGGCCATAAAATATCGAGGAAAGGTATACAAGTCAATCATGCAAAGTTATAGGTAATTGCAAAGTTACTACCCCCCATTTTCATAAAAATTGTTCGGAGTTTTCTTGGATATGTTGAGTTTTATCATTGTTTTATCAAATGTTTCTAAACAATAGCTCATCACCTGTGTAAAATCCTTGAGAAGGAGACACAATTTAATTTTAATGAGGCATACTTAAAATCCTTTTTGCATCTGAAGGCATTGCTTAGTTTGGCCCCCATCATTGTGGCCTCGGATTGGTCATCCCCTTTTATtgtaatgtgtgatgcaagtgggatTGCATTAGGTGCGGTGTTAAGTCAAAGGAAGGATAAACTCTTTAATTTGATCTATTATGCAAGTAATACCTTGAATGATGCTCAATGCAACTATATCATTACCGAACAAGAGTTCTTGGGAGTAGTgtgcttttgaaaaattttgtgtCTAATTGTTAGTCACAAAAGTAGTGGTGCACATGGATCATGCCATCTTTAAATACCTAATgtaaaagaaggaagaaaatccATGCCTAATTAAATGGATTTTACTCTTAAAAGAATTCAACTTTGAGGTAAAGGATCAAAAGGAGTATGAAAACCAAGTGGCCGACCATCTCTCGCATCTTAAAGGTAACTATGAAAGGCATGGAGAAATTGAAATTTATGATTCCTTTCCTGATGAGGTGGTCATGTATCTTGTGGGCAAAAAACGTTTCGTGGTATGTCGACTATATCAACTATGTCGCAAGTGGTGTAATTCCCGAGAGGATTAACTACCATCAATAGAAGCAATTCTTGTTTGATACAAAGAGATCTTTATGGGATAAACCATTCCTATTTCGAGAGAAAGAAGATGGTGTGATTAGGAAATGCATTATAGTGCTTGATATGAATGATATCCTTAGAGATTTCCACTCCTCAGCATACAGTGGTCACTATGAACGAATCTAAACTGCTGTCAAATCCTTCAATATAGGCATTATTGGCCCTCTATTCATAGAGATGTCATTGAGTAGGTAAAATTATATCACCAATGTCAATTGCAAGAtggtttttcaagaaaaaatgataTGCATATTGGTGGTGGTTTCAACAATATCACCATTAAAGTTGAACTCTTTGATGTGTAGGGAATTGAGTTTATGGGCCTATTTGTGAGCTCATtttgaaataaatacatattGGTGGTGGTTGATTATCTTTCAAAATGGGTGGAAGTTGTATCACTTATGAATAAAGAGAGTAAAGGTATTaccttattttttatgaaatatatctttataaggtTCAGAACACCACATGCCATCATAAGTGATAGAGgcttatatttttgtaattagttATTCAGGGCCCTTCTTTATAAGTATGGGGTTAAAAAAAGTGCCTACCCTATATCACCCCCAAATGAGTATCCAAGCTGaagtttcaaaatgataaataaaagcaATACTCGAGAAAACGGTGAACATAGGTCGAACCAATTGGGCAAGGCAGCTCAAGGAGGCACTTTTGGATTATAGAACAACCTACAAAACCCTAATTGGCATGTTCCCCTACCAATTGGTTTTTGGAAAGTCATGTCATTTTCCCGTCGAGCTCGAACATAAAGCCTTGTGGGCTTTAAGGAGGTTGAACAAGAATTAGCAAGAAGCCTCTAAGGTAAGGGTCACAAAACTCCTTGAGTTGGAAGATTTTCAACTCTAGGCTTATGAGAGTTCCACATTGTATAAGGAGAAAATGAATAAATGGAATGATGCTCGAATATTAAGATGAGAATTCCATATCGGCCAGAATGTAATCTTTTATAATTCTTATTTGAAACTCTTTACGGGGAAGTTTTGTTATAAATAGTCGGGCTATTTGTGATTTCTAACATTAGCCCTAGTGGTGCCATTGAATTGGAAGATCATAAAAGTACTGAAAGGGTGAAGAACTATAATGTGAAAGGCCCCGTGGTTACCAAGGCGGAGTTTGTTTGCTTTAAAAATGCTATATGGTGAAGAAGGAGAGTCATGCCGCAACGTTAAATTAGGCGCTTGATTAGAGGCAACCCATCCTTGACTCATTTCTTGtttgttttgatgttttataGGTTTTTAAACCCAAGTTCAATGTctaaaaaaatagtagaaaatagAGCTAGAAATGGCAGTTGTGTAGGAACCCAAAAATAGAGCAGAAACTATTACCATGATCACGACATCCGAGGGGTATTCTACTTGCTACTTAAGTGAGTCCCTTCTAACCCTTGTCCTTCTTAATTATTCTATAGTGAGGGAACTTTAGATCCCTAAGTTGGGGTGTGTGAGActacctttattttctttgtgtATAACTTTGGACAAACTTTTCCCTATGATGGACTGGGTGACTACATTCTTAAGGAATAAGCGTCGTGATTGGGATTGAGCCATAAATGGAAGGAAaatctgagtacctatggcatttgGAACTTAGGATCACCCTTATACCTATGGCAAAGTtagagtagccatatggtttgcccgTATGAAGGCCAAAATATGAAACGAAGGCTTGGGTTGATTCCATATTTAGTAAATTGTCCATGGTGCAAACGCAAAGAAAACACCCCTCTTCCATCCAAAATTTTTCGAACATCTAGGGCATGGACCTGACTAACCTTGTAAaaatttgttttctctttttgtgactccaaaaattTTAGCTTgtaaaaattggtagatactctatttttgtctctaCCAAAAAGGGCTATTGAGTCTTCTGGGTGAATttgtatgccatgtgtggtgagcttatttttACAAATCTTATGTGTACTTACACCAGCTAGAACTTGCCCTATTAATCTTTCAAGGCCAATGTTTATTGTACTTGGTTGGGGAGATGATAGGCTATATTTGTGACATTTGAAGTCCACTTTAGCTTAAAAAGCCTACCCTTGCATAGTTTTTATCCCTAGTCACCGACTTTGAgtctttggacttttctttggcaaatacATTGCAAGTCTTCAACCTTTCAATTTTTATatctcttttgaaccctaccctccttgaacttaaaattacaacttgaggctaaaagcctaagttggggctagtgatgattgaaagaggtaactttggTCCACGAAGTTGTAAGTGAGTGCTTATGAGCCTAAGTATTgagaacaaataaataataaaaaggaaagcatccaacaaaggaaagagaagcacaaagggtgcaaaaaaaatgaaatgaaaaaaatgattgaaCCAGGGAAATAAAAAGTACGCACATGTGTAAAGAgttaaaaacaaaagaaatagagtatgatcaaaagttggatagAATAGTGAGGTGTAGGTGTTCAAGGAAGGTATATCCATGTTGTTCCTAAAAGTTATTCTACCCTACTCTGAACCTACGTTACAAGATCAAAAAGCCCTTCGTGATTTCCAACCAAGTATGTTCATTATAGTGGAaattaaaataagggaaagcctatggcatggtacttatTATCATCAagatttcttgagagagagagagagagagagtttcacacttaaattccttgttgtatATTTAATAAcatggtgtgtggaattttctttcttatgaggagacatgtgaacaagttgaggtgggtgattttgtcatctcccaaaAAATTAGGCAAAAGGAGTATATTGTAGTTGAGGTCAAAATGTGAGTCACTTATAGAGTATTAGTGATTAATGCACGGTTGCGCTatgaagtcttttgcatccttgaaaatcaCATTTTAAGTTGAGGGATGTCGTGAAAATAATTTcacccatgtttgaagagctatttGTGGTAGTACTCAAGTTgaggtcattgtgatcattgggtcatcTAGTTTGGGCATAAATATGCATTGTCTCGTGGTAAGAGGAAatattgcttgaggacaagtaaagCTTTAAGTTGGTGGTGTTGATGAATGGCATATTTTCCACTCATTTTCACTCAACTTTCGTGCCCATGATATAAAAGTATAAATGAGACAGAATTGTGATTAAGGGgaataatttccatattttgcaggcatacaggtcatgagatgaaaagatgtggattggagctaaaaagaatcaaaaggaGAAAACAAGTGTAGCTGGCAGACCTGGAGAAGAAACAAGCCTCAGTTATCACGATCGCGGTTTGAGGGCCGCGATCGCAGCCAGTCAAGACAGTTCAATATACCATGATTGAGAGTGCTAACCACAGTTATGGTAGCTGCAATATTGGACAAGTGTCAATAATCGTGGCCTAGAGGGTTTGATGATTAAGGGCAGTTCAGTCAAAATACGTAGATGATTCCAATTTCCATATAAGGCACAGTTTCTTTTCCCTTAGGAGATTATGCAAGAGAGGAggatagaaaaattataaaagaggTAAACCCTAGAATTTGGGAAACATTTGTGTAATTAATATTTCAAGTGGAAATTtgtgaaattgaagtgtaaagTGAAGATTTTATTTATCCTCCATTGTTATGGATTCCATGAATGAattatttggtatatttcttctctttcatttcatgagtagctaaattctatattcttgggattatgttaaaatattgtgcaattgtgtgtgggtgatgatgtgtttttgtaatatttagttgttgattatggattccattattgcttggtttaaataagttagaatttatgggtgaaaaccccaaatactcAAAATGGGATTGTTGGGTGAAACCACAAATGCTTGAAAGCTCATTATCCTTTAATGAGGGGTGTGGGTGAATTTTGGGAACCCATAgcttccttgaaagagggatataggggGCCAAAGACATAGTGTACAATTGTGAATATATCTTACTTTCTTTAGCAATCTTCGAAATAAGGGTAGATGTAGAGTAGGTTATGTCAATGGCAtcttcttagaaatagggatgcctaattgaaGTTTTGGGTGGCTTTTATTGATACACTTGTTTGGTACCTAAAAGAGTCAAGGAGTTACATACTTGAGgccttgttgacaaactagcctcaaggaatcttaacctagcctaccatgtTATCAATAATTAGAACTTATACCAAACCATCATGATCCCATGCACAACTTTCCCTTAGGTAGCCATAAtccaaaaattgaattctaaaacaAAAGTATTATTGTAGTGTATGGCGTGACTTGATATTAATacatcatattcaaaaccaaccccccccccccaactttACATTATGTATTTTATGTTGTGTACACTTCGGGTATCTTTTTAGTAATCTTGATACCCATaggactcaaaatcaaaatct encodes the following:
- the LOC124896697 gene encoding uncharacterized protein LOC124896697; the encoded protein is MPSSSIPPSFPKEFLSKGENAKFKKLFDKFSTLSINIPLVEDLQDMPGYAKYLKDLTSKKRILEDKKIEIMHNCSDIISRTLAKKKNDLGIFIISCTIEYFKFVKALFDIVSSINLMPYDRFYKLKLVKPQPTMMKFLIADHSIKKPIEDLYDVLVKVDQLIFPAYIMILDCAMDIKDPIILERPFLAIEKALVDVESDEIKFWLNNEDVSFNIFKSMK